GGGGTGGAGGCCATCAAGGCCATGGCCGTTCAGCGCGACCGCGGCAACGGCCTCGGCGGCGGCTTCGCCGGCTACGGCATCTACCCCGAGTTCCCCGATCACTACTGCTTCCACATGATGTTTCACGATGTGAAGGCCAAGGAAGAGGCCGAGGCCGTCTTCGACCGCTACTTCGTCGTCGACCTCGCCGAGCCCATGCCCACCCGCGCGGTCAAGGGCATCTCGGACGCGCCGGTGCTCTGGCGCTACTTCCTGCAGCCCGACCCGCACAAGCTCGAGAACTCCGAGATGAGTGCGGACGACTACATCGTGCACACGGTCATGCTCATCAACTCCACCATCGACGGTGCCTTCGTCGCATCGAGCGGCAAGAACATGGGCGCCTTCAAGGGCGTTGGCTTCCCCGAGGAGATCGGCCACTACTACCTTCTCGAGGAGTACGAGGGCCACACGTGGACCGGCCACAATCGATTCCCGACCAACACGCCGGGCTGGTGGGGCGGCGCGCATCCGTTCACGCTGCTCGACTGGTCGATCGTGCACAACGGCGAGATCTCGAGCTACGGCATCAACAGCCGCTACCTCGAGGCGTTCGGGTACAAGTGCACGCTCGGAACGGACACCGAAGTCGCGGCGTACCTCTTCGACCTGCTACTGCGACGCCACAAG
The nucleotide sequence above comes from Coriobacteriia bacterium. Encoded proteins:
- a CDS encoding glutamine amidotransferase family protein translates to MPTTRPQTGLTDDLGLFGERPRYAEEASYKIHGGCGLMGICDESGTLMSGVEAIKAMAVQRDRGNGLGGGFAGYGIYPEFPDHYCFHMMFHDVKAKEEAEAVFDRYFVVDLAEPMPTRAVKGISDAPVLWRYFLQPDPHKLENSEMSADDYIVHTVMLINSTIDGAFVASSGKNMGAFKGVGFPEEIGHYYLLEEYEGHTWTGHNRFPTNTPGWWGGAHPFTLLDWSIVHNGEISSYGINSRYLEAFGYKCTLGTDTEVAAYLFDLLLRRHKLPLELACKALASPLWSEIDRMEPEEAALMRSLRAVYGPAMLNGPFAIVLGFNGGMVALNDRIKLRPLVAARQGTRIMVASEESAMREVLDAPDAVWAPKAGEPVIARVKGMEWPIHGDLHLSPGEVSCAVTGVADACEIVEVG